The following is a genomic window from Spirosoma foliorum.
GCACAAGCCGACTCGTCGATACAACCCACCTTACCTGAACCAGCTATTAGCCAGGCAGCTCCGGCCGAAGTGCCAGCACAGAACGACGGCCCTTATTCTCGATTTACCGATTTCGATATTCATTTGTTTCGGGCCGGAAAGCACCAGCGGCTTTACGAAAAATTTGGCTCGCATACCGTCGAATACAATGGTGTTGTAGGGACCTACTTCGCCGTATGGGCTCCTTCGGCACGTTATGTGGCTGTTATTGGTAATTTCAATGGCTGGGATAAAGGCAGTCATCCCTTAAATGTTCGATGGGATTCGTCAGGCATTTGGGAGGGATTCATTCCCCATATTGGCCGGGGCGAAACCTATAAATATTTTATTGTTCACGAAAGTGGCCGTGAACTGGAAAAAGGCGATCCATACGCCCATTGGTGGGAAGTTCCGCCCAAAACCGCTTCGGTCGTTTGGGATACCTACTACGAATGGAACGACCAGGATTGGATGGCTAATCGTCATGCTAAAAATTCGCTCAACGCGCCTATTTCAGTGTATGAGATGCACATGGCCTCCTGGCGACGTGATCCAGGTAACCCTGAGCGAGAGTTGAGCTATGGCGAAATTGCCGACGCGCTGGTGCCATACTTACAGGATATGGGCTTTACGCACGTTGAGTTCATGCCGGTAATGCAATACCCTTATGCTCCTTCGTGGGGGTACCAGATTACAGGTTATTTTGCGCCGAGTAGCCGATTTGGTACACCGCAGGAGTTTATGCAACTCGTTGATCGGCTGCACCAGGCAGGCATTGGCGTGCTGTTGGACTGGGTTCCCTCCCACTTCCCAGGTGATGCCCACGGCTTATACGAGTTCGATGGCTCGCATTTGTACGAACATCCCGACATGCGGAAAGGCTATCATCCCGACTGGAAAAGCTACGTTTTCAACTACGGTCGACCTGAGGTTCGTTCGTTTTTGTTGAGTAACGCCCTGTTCTGGCTCGATCGTTGCCATGCTGATGGACTCCGCGTTGATGCAGTTGCGTCGATGCTCTATCTGGATTACTCCCGAAATGCGGGCGAATGGGAGCCTAATATTTTTGGTGGTCGAGAGAACCTGGATACGATCTCGCTGTTCAAGGAAATTAACGAAGCCATTTACAAAGAATACCCAGATACCCAGACGATTGCCGAAGAATCGACCGCCTTCCCCGGTGTATCGAGACCCGTTTATACGGGAGGCTTAGGCTTTGGCATGAAATGGATGATGGGGTGGATGAATGACACTCTTCGGTATTTCGAGCGCGATCCAGCTTTCCGCAAGTTCCACCAGGACGAACTAACCTTCAGTACGATTTATGCCTTTACCGAAAACTTCATGCTGCCTCTTTCGCACGATGAAGTGGTATATGGTAAACAATCGCTGGTGGGTAAAATGCCGGGCGATGAGTGGCAACGCTTTGCTAACCTGAGGTTATTGTTTGCGTATATGTTTACGCACTCAGGCACCAAACTGCTGTTTATGGGCGGTGAATTTGGACAAACGTCTGAGTGGAAATTCGACAACAGTCTCGACTGGCATTTGCTGAATTACGGTCCGCACAAAGGCATGGCGGCTTGTGTAAAAGCCCTCAATAACCTCTATAAATCCGAACCGGCCTTATACGAACGGAATTTCACGGCAGACGGCTTTGAATGGATTGATACGACAGACCGTGAAAATACGGTTGTTACGTATTGCCGCAAAGGCAACAATCCCGACGACTTCTTACTGATTATCCTGAATATGACCCCGATCCCACGAACCAATTATCGTATTGGTGTGCCTTTGGCCGGGACTTATAAGGAAGTCTTTAACAGCGATGCAACCGATTTTTATGGAAGTGGAGTGGGCAATACGTCACCGCTTGCCAGCGAAGGAGAAACGTGGCACGGTCGTCCTCAATCGCTTCAGATTAATGTGCCTCCATTAGGCGCGGTCGTTCTGAAGTTAATTAATTAGTGATTGAGTGATTGAGTGATTGAGTGAATAAAGCTAACGCGTGGTAATCACTCAATCACTCAATCATTCAATCACTAATTAATTAAACCTCTATCGGTTTCAGATCGAAATAGGTTTCGAAAACAGCTACAGCCGCGTCGTTGGTGCGGGTCTGAAAATTATCAAGGTATTGATGCAGACCTGCTTTAAAGATGTCAGCTGTTTCAGTGAATTCAATCTCCGTGCGAAGTTTGGAAAGTGTTCGTTCGGCTGAATTCCCAAATCCTCCCGTAATGTTGTTGCCAGAAATCTCATAAAGCGACAACTCAGCCTGCCGGATACAATGGGCAACCGCACGCGGAAACATCTTGTCCAGAATCAGGAATTCCACAATGCTGGCGGGCGTCAGCGAACGATACTGCTGGCGGTGCATATTATACGCACTAACTGACTTCAACACAGCCGACCAAATCATCAGATCGATGGTTGACCCTACCAATTCTACTTCAGGAAGCAGGGTAAAATATTTCACATCCAGAAAGCGCGATGTTTTATCAGCACGTTCCAGAAAACGACCTAATCGTCCAAAATGCCAGGCTTCGTTGCGCGTAATGGTCGCATCGATAATGCCGTAAAAAAGCTGGATGCTGTTTCGAATTTCTGTGAAAAAATTTTGCGTCTGAATTTCACCCCATTGCTGCTTCGGCGAAGTGTCGCGCACCATTAGGTAAAATTGATTCAGGTGCTCCCACATCTCTTTCGAAATCACTTCGCGAATGGTCCGGGCA
Proteins encoded in this region:
- the glgB gene encoding 1,4-alpha-glucan branching protein GlgB, coding for MAKRKPTTPPAQADSSIQPTLPEPAISQAAPAEVPAQNDGPYSRFTDFDIHLFRAGKHQRLYEKFGSHTVEYNGVVGTYFAVWAPSARYVAVIGNFNGWDKGSHPLNVRWDSSGIWEGFIPHIGRGETYKYFIVHESGRELEKGDPYAHWWEVPPKTASVVWDTYYEWNDQDWMANRHAKNSLNAPISVYEMHMASWRRDPGNPERELSYGEIADALVPYLQDMGFTHVEFMPVMQYPYAPSWGYQITGYFAPSSRFGTPQEFMQLVDRLHQAGIGVLLDWVPSHFPGDAHGLYEFDGSHLYEHPDMRKGYHPDWKSYVFNYGRPEVRSFLLSNALFWLDRCHADGLRVDAVASMLYLDYSRNAGEWEPNIFGGRENLDTISLFKEINEAIYKEYPDTQTIAEESTAFPGVSRPVYTGGLGFGMKWMMGWMNDTLRYFERDPAFRKFHQDELTFSTIYAFTENFMLPLSHDEVVYGKQSLVGKMPGDEWQRFANLRLLFAYMFTHSGTKLLFMGGEFGQTSEWKFDNSLDWHLLNYGPHKGMAACVKALNNLYKSEPALYERNFTADGFEWIDTTDRENTVVTYCRKGNNPDDFLLIILNMTPIPRTNYRIGVPLAGTYKEVFNSDATDFYGSGVGNTSPLASEGETWHGRPQSLQINVPPLGAVVLKLIN
- a CDS encoding alpha-E domain-containing protein translates to MLSRVANSVYWMHRYIERAENYARFMSVNFNLALDLPPNVDQQWEPLLIATADNDLFKEFYKLPTRENVIQFMTFDKRNPNSIVSCLSYARENARTIREVISKEMWEHLNQFYLMVRDTSPKQQWGEIQTQNFFTEIRNSIQLFYGIIDATITRNEAWHFGRLGRFLERADKTSRFLDVKYFTLLPEVELVGSTIDLMIWSAVLKSVSAYNMHRQQYRSLTPASIVEFLILDKMFPRAVAHCIRQAELSLYEISGNNITGGFGNSAERTLSKLRTEIEFTETADIFKAGLHQYLDNFQTRTNDAAVAVFETYFDLKPIEV